The genomic segment CGACCTTGAGTCGTGATTCCTGCTGCAGCATGGCTTACTTCGCCTTCTCGAGGATCTCGACGAGACGCCACCGCTTGGAGGCGCTCAGGGGACGGGTCTCGTTGATGAGGACGAGGTCGCCGATGCCGGCGCTGTTGGTCTCGTCGTGGGCCTTCACCTTCGAGGTACGGCGGATGACCTTGCCGTACAGGGGGTGCTTCACGCGGTCCTCGACCTCGACGACGATGGTCTTGTCCATCTTGTCGCTGGTCACGTAGCCGCGGCGGGCCTTGCGGTAGCCGCGGGCTCCCGCGTCCTTCACGTCGTGCGCGGCCGACTCGTGTCCGGCTTCGACGACCTTGTCTTCGGTCTTAGCCATTACTTCGTGGCCTCCTCGGTCGCGGCGGCGTCAGCGGCCTCGGTCGCCTCGGCGGCCTCGGGCTTGGATGCAGCCTTCTTGGTCTTCTTCGCCGCCTTGGCCGGGGCCTCGACGGGAGCGGGGGTCGCCCGGATGCCGAGCTCGCGCTCACGGATCACCGTGTAGATCCGCGCGATGTCGCGCTTCACCGCACGGAGTCGTCCGTGGCTCTCGAGCTGGCCGGTGGCCGACTGGAAGCGGAGGTTGAACAGCTCTTCCTTCGCCTTGCGAAGCTCCTCGACGAGTCGAGCGTCTTCGAACGTGTCGAGCTCAGTCGGAGCGAGCTCCTTGGTGCCGATCGCCATTACGCGTCGCCCTCCTCGCGCTTGATGATGCGTGCCTTGAGAGGCAGCTTGTGGATTGCTCGGGTCAGCGCCTCGCGGGCGAGCGTCTCGTCGACGCCGGCCACCTCGAAGAGGACGCGACCCGGCTTGACGTTGGCGACCCACCACTCGGGCGAACCCTTACCGGAACCCATGCGGGTCTCGGCGGGCTTCTTGGTCAGCGGGCGGTCGGGGTAGATGTTGATCCACACCTTTCCACCACGCTTGATGTGACGGGTCATCGCGATACGAGCGGACTCGATCTGACGGTTGGTCACGTACGCCGGGCTGAGGGCCTGGATGCCGAACTCGCCGAACGACACCTTGGTGCCGCCGGTGGCCTGACCGCTGCGACCGGGGTGGTGCTGCTTGCGGTGCTTGACTCTACGCGGGATAAGCATGGTTACGCCTCAACTCCTGCTGCGGCCGGCGCCTCCGCCCGAGGGGCGGAGTTGCGGCGCGGGCGGTCGCGGTCGCGCTCGGGGCGCGACGACTTCTGGTTGGCCTGCTCGCGAGCGAGCTCCTTGTTGGTGATGTCGCCCTTGTAGATCCACACCTTCACGCCGATGCGACCGAACGTCGTCTTGGCCTCGTAGAAGCCGTAGTCGATGTTGGCGCGCAGCGTGTGCAGCGGGACGCGACCCTCGCGGTAGAACTCGGAGCGGCTCATCTCGGCGCCGCCGAGGCGACCCGAGACCTGGATCCGGACACCCTTGGCGCCGGCGCGCTGCGCACCCTGCAGACCCTTGCGCATCGCACGGCGGAACGCCACGCGAGCGGAGAGCTGCTCGGCGATGCCCTGCGCGACGAGCTGGGCCTCGGCCTCGGGGTTCTTCACCTCGAGGATGTTGAGCTGGATCTGCTTGCCGGTGAGCTTCTCGAGCTCCGAGCGGATGCGCTCGGCCTCGGCGCCACGACGACCGATCACGATGCCCGGACGGGCGGTGTGGATGTCGACGCGGACGCGGTCACGGGTGCGCTCGATCTCGATGCGGGCGACGCCTGCACGGTCGAGGTTCTTCTGCAGCAGCCGGCGGATCTTGACGTCCTCGGCGATGTAGTCGGCGTAACGCTGACCGGGCTTGGTGCTGTCGGAGTACCAGCGCGACACGTGGTCGGTGGTGATTCCCAGACGGAAGCCGTACGGGTTGACCTTCTGGCCCATTACTTGCTCGCCTTCTTCTTCGAGACTCCCGCGACCGAAGCCTCGTCGGGCGTCGCGAGGACGATCGTGATGTGGCTCGTGCGCTTGTTGATCCGGAACGCGCGGCCCTGGGCACGCGGCTGGAAGCGCTTGAGCGTGGTGCCCTCGTCGACGAACGCCTTCGCGATGAAGAGGTCCTGCTCGTCGAGGTACTCGTTGGACGCATCGGCCTTCACCCGGGCGTTCGCGATGGCCGAGGCCACCAGCTTGTACACCGGCTCGCTCGCGGCCTGCGGCGCGAACCTCAGGATCGCGAGGGCCTCGGTGGCCTGACGGCCACGGACCAGGTCCACGACGCGACGGGCCTTCTGAGGCGTGACGCGGATGTGACGCACGCGTGCGATCGACTCCACCATTTCTTTCCTCCTTATCGCCCCCGCGTCAGCGGCGGCGGCCCTTCTTGTCGTCCTTCACGTGACCGCGGAAGGTGCGGGTGGGCGCGAACTCGCCCAGCTTGTGGCCGACCATCGACTCGGTGATGAACACCGGGATGTGCTTGCGACCGTCGTGCACCGCGATGGTGTGACCGAGGAACGCGGGCACGATCATCGAGCGGCGCGACCAGGTCTTGATGACGTTCTTCGAACCGGCTTCGTTCTGCGTAGCGACCTTGCGGAACAGGTGCTCGTCGACGAAGGGGCCCTTCTTGAGGCTGCGTGGCATTTCTGGGACTCCTACTTACGCTTCTTGCCGACGGTCCGGCGACGCACGATGAGCTTGTCGCTCTCCTTGTTGGGGTGGCGGGTACGGCCCTCAGGCTGACCCCACGGGGTGACGGGGTGACGACCACCGGACGTCTTGCCCTCACCACCACCGTGCGGGTGGTCGACCGGGTTCATCGCCACACCGCGGACGGTCGGGCGGATGCCCTTCCAGCGGCTGCGGCCGGCCTTGCCCCAGTTGATGTTCGACTGCTCGGCGTTGCCGACCTCGCCGACGGTCGCGCGGCAGCGCGCGTCGACGTTGCGGATCTCGCCCGAGGGCAGACGGAGCTGCGCGTAGGGGCCGTCCTTCGCGACGAGACGCACCGAGGCGCCCGCCGAACGGGCCATCTTCGCGCCGCCACCGGGCTTGAGCTCGATCGCGTGGATGACGGTACCGGTCGGGATGTTGCGCAGCGGCAGGTTGTTGCCGGGCTTGATGTCCGCGCCTGCACCCGACTCGACGATGTCGCCCTGCGAGAGCTTGTTCGGCGCGAGGATGTAGCGCTTGGTGCCGTCCACGTAGTGGAGCAGCGCGATGCGCGCGGTGCGGTTGGGGTCGTACTCGATGTGAGCGACCTTGGCGTTCACGCCGTCCTTGTCGTTGCGACGGAAGTCGATGACGCGGTACTGGCGCTTGTGGCCACCACCGATGTGACGGGTGGTGATGCGACCCTGGTTGTTGCGACCGCCGGTCTTGGCGAGCGGCTTGAGCAGCGACTTCTCCGGCGTCGAGCGGGTGATCTCGGCGAAGTCGGCGACGCTCGAACCGCGACGACCGGGGGTCGTGGGCTTGTACTTGCGAATGGCCATTGTCTTTAGTCCTCTAGCTTCCGAGCCCTCAGCCGACGGCCGTGAAGATGTCGATGGTGCCGGACTTCAGCGTGACGATCGCACGCTTGGTGTCCTTGCGCTTGCCGATGCCGAACTTGGTGCGACGGGTCTTGCCCTGACGGTTCAGGGTGTTGATCGTCGCGACCTCGACCTGGAAGATTTTCTCGATCGCGAGCTTGATCTCGGTCTTGTTCGAACGGGGGTCCACCACGAAGGTGTACTTGCCCTCGTCGATCAGGCCGTAGCTCTTCTCGGAGACCACCGGCGCGATGATGATGTCGCGCGGGTCCTTGTTGAACGCGGCGTTGCTCATGCGGAGACCTCTTCCTTCTTCGTCTTCGACGCCACGAAGGCCTCGAACGACGACTTGGTGAAGACGATGTCGTCGGAGACGAGCACGTCGTAGGCGTTCAGCTGGTCAGCAGCGAGAACGTGGACGGTCGGGATGTTGCGGACGCTGCGCAGCGAGACCTCGTCGTCGCGCTCGAGCACGATCAGGACGTGCTTCGAGGAGGCGACGGTCGCGAGGAACTCGGCGGCGGCCTTGGTCGACGGCGCCTCGACGCCGAACGACTCCACGACGTGGAGGCGTCCACCGCGGGCACGGTCGGACAGGGCGCCGAGGAGCGCGGCGGCGATCATCTTCTTGGGGGTGCGCTGCGCGTAGTCGCGCGGCGTCGGCCCGTGGACGATGCCACCACCGGTCATGTGCGGCGCACGGATCGAGCCCTGGCGAGCGCGGCCGGTGCCCTTCTGCTTGAAGGGCTTGCGGCCGGCGCCGGAGACCTCACCGCGCGACTTCACCTTGTGGGTGCCCTGACGGGCTGCGGCGAGCTGCGCGACGACGACCTGGTGGATGAGCGGGACGTTGGTCTGCACGTCGAAGAGCTCGGCGGGCAGCTCGACCGAGCCGGCCTTCTTGCCCTTCGCGTCGACGACGTCGAGGCTGGTTGCGGTAGCCATGCGGACTACGCTCCCTTCACTGCGTTGCGGACGAACACGAGGCGGCCCTTGGCGCCGGGGATGGCGCCCTTCACGAGGAGGAGGCCCTTCTCGGCGTCGATCGCCTGGATCTGGAGGTTGAGCACGGTGACGCGCTCGCCACCCATGCGGCCGGCCATGCGCATGCCCTTGAAGACGCGGCTGGGCGTCGACGAGGCACCGATCGAACCGGGCTTGCGGTGGTTGCGGTGAGCACCGTGGCTGGCCGAGACGCCCTGGAAGTTGTGGCGCTTCATGACACCGGCGAAGCCCTTGCCCTTGGAGGTGCCGACGACGTCGACCTTCTGGCCGGCCTCGAACACGCTGTCCGCGGTGAGCTCCTGGCCGACGGTGTAGTCGGCGGCGTCAGCGGTGCGGATCTCGGTCACGTGGCGGCGCGGCGTGACGCCGGCGGCCTCGAAGTGACCGGTGAGGGGCTTGGTGACCTTGCGGGGGTCGATCTGGCCCGCGGCGATCTGGACGGCCGAGTAGCCGTCCTTCTCCGGGGTGCGGATCTGGGTGACGACGTTCGGCGAGATCTCGACGACGGTGACGGGGATGAGACGGTTGTTCTCGTCCCACACCTGGGTCATGCCGAGCTTCTTGCCGAGCAGTCCCTTGCTGGTCTTCGTTGCAATGGTGGACATGGCGGGCCTCAGAGCTTGATCTCGATGTTGACGTCGGCCGGGAGGTCGAGACGCATGAGCGAGTCGACGGCCTTCGGCGTCGGGTCGACGATGTCGATCAGACGCTTGTGCGTGCGCATCTCGAAGTGCTCGCGGCTGTCCTTGTACTTGTGGGGCGAACGGATGACCGCCACCACGTTCTTCTCCGTCGGCAGCGGCACGGGGCCCACGACGGTGGCTCCTGCGCGCGTGACCGTGTCGACGATCTTCCGCGCCGAGGTGTCGATGACCTCGTGGTCATACGATTTCAGTCGGATGCGGATCTTCTGTCCCGCCATCACTCTCTCCTTCTTGCGTCTTACAGCCTCGACTGCATTGGACGCGCTGGTTGGCATACCTCTTCCGAGGCACCCCGTTGTCGGCACTCCTGGTGTCGCACCGCTGTTCTCGAGTCAACCGCCCTCGCGGGCTGTTCTCGGCACACACGTCTCCCCGAAGGAAGGTGTGTGTCGATT from the Cnuibacter physcomitrellae genome contains:
- the rplW gene encoding 50S ribosomal protein L23 encodes the protein MSNAAFNKDPRDIIIAPVVSEKSYGLIDEGKYTFVVDPRSNKTEIKLAIEKIFQVEVATINTLNRQGKTRRTKFGIGKRKDTKRAIVTLKSGTIDIFTAVG
- the rplC gene encoding 50S ribosomal protein L3, which codes for MSTIATKTSKGLLGKKLGMTQVWDENNRLIPVTVVEISPNVVTQIRTPEKDGYSAVQIAAGQIDPRKVTKPLTGHFEAAGVTPRRHVTEIRTADAADYTVGQELTADSVFEAGQKVDVVGTSKGKGFAGVMKRHNFQGVSASHGAHRNHRKPGSIGASSTPSRVFKGMRMAGRMGGERVTVLNLQIQAIDAEKGLLLVKGAIPGAKGRLVFVRNAVKGA
- the rpmC gene encoding 50S ribosomal protein L29 yields the protein MAIGTKELAPTELDTFEDARLVEELRKAKEELFNLRFQSATGQLESHGRLRAVKRDIARIYTVIRERELGIRATPAPVEAPAKAAKKTKKAASKPEAAEATEAADAAATEEATK
- the rpsJ gene encoding 30S ribosomal protein S10, coding for MAGQKIRIRLKSYDHEVIDTSARKIVDTVTRAGATVVGPVPLPTEKNVVAVIRSPHKYKDSREHFEMRTHKRLIDIVDPTPKAVDSLMRLDLPADVNIEIKL
- the rplD gene encoding 50S ribosomal protein L4; translation: MATATSLDVVDAKGKKAGSVELPAELFDVQTNVPLIHQVVVAQLAAARQGTHKVKSRGEVSGAGRKPFKQKGTGRARQGSIRAPHMTGGGIVHGPTPRDYAQRTPKKMIAAALLGALSDRARGGRLHVVESFGVEAPSTKAAAEFLATVASSKHVLIVLERDDEVSLRSVRNIPTVHVLAADQLNAYDVLVSDDIVFTKSSFEAFVASKTKKEEVSA
- the rpsQ gene encoding 30S ribosomal protein S17 — translated: MAKTEDKVVEAGHESAAHDVKDAGARGYRKARRGYVTSDKMDKTIVVEVEDRVKHPLYGKVIRRTSKVKAHDETNSAGIGDLVLINETRPLSASKRWRLVEILEKAK
- the rplV gene encoding 50S ribosomal protein L22 is translated as MVESIARVRHIRVTPQKARRVVDLVRGRQATEALAILRFAPQAASEPVYKLVASAIANARVKADASNEYLDEQDLFIAKAFVDEGTTLKRFQPRAQGRAFRINKRTSHITIVLATPDEASVAGVSKKKASK
- the rpsC gene encoding 30S ribosomal protein S3, translated to MGQKVNPYGFRLGITTDHVSRWYSDSTKPGQRYADYIAEDVKIRRLLQKNLDRAGVARIEIERTRDRVRVDIHTARPGIVIGRRGAEAERIRSELEKLTGKQIQLNILEVKNPEAEAQLVAQGIAEQLSARVAFRRAMRKGLQGAQRAGAKGVRIQVSGRLGGAEMSRSEFYREGRVPLHTLRANIDYGFYEAKTTFGRIGVKVWIYKGDITNKELAREQANQKSSRPERDRDRPRRNSAPRAEAPAAAGVEA
- the rplP gene encoding 50S ribosomal protein L16, which gives rise to MLIPRRVKHRKQHHPGRSGQATGGTKVSFGEFGIQALSPAYVTNRQIESARIAMTRHIKRGGKVWINIYPDRPLTKKPAETRMGSGKGSPEWWVANVKPGRVLFEVAGVDETLAREALTRAIHKLPLKARIIKREEGDA
- the rplB gene encoding 50S ribosomal protein L2 translates to MAIRKYKPTTPGRRGSSVADFAEITRSTPEKSLLKPLAKTGGRNNQGRITTRHIGGGHKRQYRVIDFRRNDKDGVNAKVAHIEYDPNRTARIALLHYVDGTKRYILAPNKLSQGDIVESGAGADIKPGNNLPLRNIPTGTVIHAIELKPGGGAKMARSAGASVRLVAKDGPYAQLRLPSGEIRNVDARCRATVGEVGNAEQSNINWGKAGRSRWKGIRPTVRGVAMNPVDHPHGGGEGKTSGGRHPVTPWGQPEGRTRHPNKESDKLIVRRRTVGKKRK
- the rpsS gene encoding 30S ribosomal protein S19 encodes the protein MPRSLKKGPFVDEHLFRKVATQNEAGSKNVIKTWSRRSMIVPAFLGHTIAVHDGRKHIPVFITESMVGHKLGEFAPTRTFRGHVKDDKKGRRR